One Primulina eburnea isolate SZY01 chromosome 4, ASM2296580v1, whole genome shotgun sequence genomic window, TGGTTTTGTAAATGGTTATggttaaaagtttgaaatatttacGGTGCAAATACTATTCGTTCCTTTAAATTGTAACGCTTCTGcgtatgttatttatttaaattaaattccaTGGGAGTGggttcaattggtatcagagagaAAGTTCTTCGGACcatatatgacttcttctaCCTAGGACAATCCGGTATGCTTTTGATCCTGCATCTATTGATTTTAACATTGAGCATTGATTCCATTAAATTATCATTGATGTATCCTTTCTTCGTATCTATGTAAAAGTAAGCAAATTTGTAGAATATGCCTCCCAAGAGAAAGAGTATTGAAGGGGATGATAGGACCCCTGATAAGACTGCAAAGGTGGTAGATGAATTCAGTAAGTTATTTAAGGTGCAAGCTCAAGTCCATGGCGAACAAATTCAACAGTTATTGAGCATGCAAACTACGACCCAGGTTCGTGGCCAAGGAAAAGGTCAAGGCAGAACGGAAAGTTCTGAAGATGGTGCTTATGATCGTTTCAGACATATGAACCCTCCGGAGTTTATCGGTGGTCCTGATCCACTAATGGCTCTGGAATGGATCAAATCATTGGAAGCCATATTTGATTACTTGAAGTTCACTGACCAAGAGAGGGTAAGTTGTGATGTGTTTATGTTGGTCAAATCTGCTCGTATCTGGTGGAAAGCCACCAAGGTGACAGTTAATGTTCAAGAATTAAAATGGAACGAGTTAAAAGATTTATTCTACGCCAAATATTTCTCGAGCAAATTCAAGGCCAAGAAGGTGAAAGAATTTCTTGAATTAAAGCAAGATGTTGTGTCTGTCGCTGAGTATACTTTGAAGTTCGAAGAAGGATGTGTTTTTGTTCCTTTTATTGCTGAAAACGATAAGGATAAAGGAGAACATTTCCTTCGGGGTTTGAAGCCAGAGATTCGAAGAGACGTTCATATGTCCAAAGTGGTGAAATATCAAGACATAGTGGAGCGAGCTTTGCTTGCTGAGCATGATGAGCAAGAGATTGAGAAAGAGAGACAGTTGAGGCAAGCTTTCCAAGCTAGAGGACAAGGTGCATGTGCAGATGTTCGTGGTGGTTACAAAGGTAAGGGTAAGATGGAGCAGCGCTCTAAACCTCTTGTGCCTTCTTCTGATACTGTGCGACCGGTATGTCCTAAGTTTGGAAAGCCACACAAGGGTGAGTGTTTGGTGGGTAGTGGAAGATGTTTTAGATGCAAGGAGATGGGGCACACGGCATTGAAATGTCCTCTCTCCTAAGGCAAAGGAAAAGTCTAAGGCAGAATTTTTGCTATGACGAAAGAAAGTGTTAatcctgattcttctgtgatatCAGGTAATATTTTAATCTACGGCAAAGAAGCAATTacattgattgacactggtgcaacccattcttttatgtctgaagtgTTTATGCATTCTATATCTGTTGAACCTACTGTTATGTCATTACACTTCAATATTGTGTGGCCCTCTGGGGATGAAATTTGTCCCACTAATATTATCGAGGCATGTCCTGTACAATTGGGTGTGAGATTATTGTTTGCTGATCTTattgttattccgatggttgcatttgatgttATACTGGGTATGGATTGGTTATCTTCTTATCGTGCGGTGATCGATTGTGTGGGCAAAATAATGAATTTTTTAGCCGATGACCATGATAGTGATGTGTTTGTTGGTCTACGCTCTTCGATGGGTATTCTTATTATTTCTTGCTTTCAAGCTAATAATTTTTTGCACAAAGGTTGTATGGGTTTTCTAGCTTCAGTGGTTGATGTGCAAAAGGAAAGTAATttgcaattacaggatcttgaTGTGGTTCAGGATTATCCTGACGTGTTTGCTAATGATGTGCCTGGATTACCACCTGATCGAGAGGTggagattgttattgattta contains:
- the LOC140830095 gene encoding uncharacterized protein; the protein is MPPKRKSIEGDDRTPDKTAKVVDEFSKLFKVQAQVHGEQIQQLLSMQTTTQVRGQGKGQGRTESSEDGAYDRFRHMNPPEFIGGPDPLMALEWIKSLEAIFDYLKFTDQERVSCDVFMLVKSARIWWKATKVTVNVQELKWNELKDLFYAKYFSSKFKAKKVKEFLELKQDVVSVAEYTLKFEEGCVFVPFIAENDKDKGEHFLRGLKPEIRRDVHMSKVVKYQDIVERALLAEHDEQEIEKERQLRQAFQARGQGACADVRGGYKGKGKMEQRSKPLVPSSDTVRPVCPKFGKPHKGECLVGSGRCFRCKEMGHTALKCPLS
- the LOC140830096 gene encoding uncharacterized protein; this encodes MTKESVNPDSSVISGNILIYGKEAITLIDTGATHSFMSEVFMHSISVEPTVMSLHFNIVWPSGDEICPTNIIEACPVQLGVRLLFADLIVIPMVAFDVILGMDWLSSYRAVIDCVGKIMNFLADDHDSDVFVGLRSSMGILIISCFQANNFLHKGCMGFLASVVDVQKESNLQLQDLDVVQDYPDVFANDVPGLPPDREVEIVIDLIPRTSPISKAPYRMAPTEMKELKTQLQELLDKGFIRPSSSPWGAPVLFVKKKDGSLRLCIDYR